Genomic segment of Candidatus Bathyarchaeota archaeon:
ATCCCAGTAAAATAGTCTAACCATTGTTGTTCTTGCAAGTCTAAATCAGCCTCTTCCACTGTCACAGCTTTCTCTTTTGAAGTGGCCCCTGCTTTTTCAAATTTAGAAATAATTCTGTAATTCATTTTGAACTGAATCCCAGAAAGAGACAAATTATAAATCCCCCCTTATGTATGCGTGCTTATTTGCTAATTTCATAGTTTTCACCTCGTGTTTTTCAGTAGGATGGTCAAGAAAAGCGACAAAATGCAGCAAAAGCCTTTGTCGATACTCTCGAAGAGAATTCTACCTGCTAATGCAATACACTTGGTCACATATTAAGACATGCGTGCATGCAGAAATAGAGCTCTGGTGACTCTTCGTGGGATAAGAGTAGATGTTAACTTTCATGGGATAATCTGTTTCTCGAAAAATATTTATTCATTGATTTTCTTCTTCTGATGGGGTTTTGCATTATGGTAAGTGAGGAGGTTGAGAGGTTAAGGATTCAATCCCACAGCGAATTGGAAATGTTTGTTAAAAAATTTGCCAAGAAATACAGACCTTTGTTCAAGAACGGAACCTTTGGTTATCGCATCCATCCAAATCTAAACTTTCTCTACGAGGTTTACTTGGAAATTAAACTCGCAGAATGAGTTGTAGCTACCTTCAAGCCGATTTGTATGCATAGAATACGAATAATCGTGCGCGCGTTGCGCTGTGGATGATTTAAATGTAATGATATATATATTCTAAATGCTATAGAAGATTATGAGAGATAAAGATGCCAAGGTGTCCTAAGTGTCATACATTTCGTAAGAAGAGTTATTTTCAACATCATATTAAGATTTGTGTTAAATCCTAAAAAGTGACTTATTTCCAGACCCACTCCAGAATATCCCCTTTAGTCTTAAGGATCCTAACTACAGGTTCTACGGAACTCTGACGGCTAAATTCGATACCATGGAAGCATGCATGCATGTTGTGGTGAACGGGTTTAAACCAAAAAATGTGTTGTCGGCTGTGAAAGGGAAAAAGGTTGGGACAGTAATTTGCTAAGTGTTTTTTGTCCTGCTGAGTTGCGTGTGCGTTAGTCGTGCTTATCATCATTTACTTTTTATTGTATTGCGGTTGTTTAATGAATAGTGCGGTCAGAATAAAACATAGTATAATGCCAATTGATGCCATGATGAAGGATAGTTCAGGGTTGACTTGCTCATAAATGAATCCGCCTAGGAGACTTGCTGGAACGCTGAAGGCTGACCAAGCAACGCCGAAAGCAGCGAATACTCTTCCTCTTCTTTCCTCTGGGATTATGTCTGCTTCTAAAGATGAATATGTGGGGTCATAGAAGGACCATATGAAAGAACCTACAGTCCAGAGAGTTAGAACTTGTATGAACATGCCGCAACGTATGAAGAGAAGGTAAGTGAACACGTCTAAGGCTGTTGTTGCTAACAAGATTTTTCTTCGGCTGAATTTGTCTAGTAACTTGCCGACTACGAGTATCTTTGACACGATGCTGATTGCACTGCCTAAACCTATGATGATGCCCCATTGTGTAGATGTGACACCGATTACCTTTGCAGCGTAAACTATCCAGTAAGGTTCGACCAAACCGTATTCGAATGCCCATAGAATATAGATAGCTGCTAAGGCAAGAGCCGAGCGGGGCATCCACGACCACGTTTCCAAGTGTCCTTTGAAAGCATCTTTCACGAGTTTGCCTAATTCTTTAAGGCTATATTGCCCACCAGCTTTTCTATTCTCAGGAGAAATGGTTTCTGTAAGCATAAACAATCGTATTATTCCAGCAACTACGCCTACTATAGCCAAGCAAACGTAACTCCATTGCATTGGGGCTAGAATGCCATGAATGTCGATTAAGTAGCCACCAATGGAAGGCATTATCGCCCATGGAAGGAAACTTAGGCAACTGTAGAATGCGAAGGCTGTTCCTCTTTTCTGTTCGTTTATGGAGTCTGCTAGTATGGCCCAGAATGCGGGTTCAAACACGAAGCATATGTTTACTATGATCATGGCGAGGGTTAGAAATTGCCAGTTGGGTGCAAATGCTACTAGGAATTGGCTTAAGCCGAGGATTATGGTCATTACGCTGATTAGTTTCTTTCTGCCATACAGGTCAGCTATGTGGCCGCCTATGATTGCAGATATGACAAAAGCGGTGCTTCCTAGGGCTGTGATTAAGCCTATGGTTATTTCTGTTCCGCCTAGTCCGAAGACGTATAGGGAGAAGTAGGTGTTACAGATGCTTGTGGGGATTCCCCATAGAGTTGATGTGAGGGTTAGCACTAAGTAATTGCGTGTCATGAAGCCGAAACGTGGCTTGTCCTCTTTCTGGTTCAATATTTACACCCTCACAGGTTAGTTTCCGTTTTGTTTTCCGGAAGGTTCTATGAAACATGTGCATCCTCCTCCACGGTAGAGGTTCTCCCTTAAAAGATTAACTAATGGATCTCTCTACTCTTCATTATTTTTGCCGGGGTTTGTTATGTTGTTTGTGTTTGTGAAAGAAATTTTTGTGAAGACCCTATATAGAGCGGGTCTAGTTGTGGGTGTTGAAGGGGGTTGTGTTTAGATTTTTGTTTTTCGCAGTGGGGTTTGCGGCGAGTTATGACTGGACTGGTGAAAATCGGAAATCTTGAATATTAGTGAGCTTGGTGTTTATGCGTTAGGCTCTATTTTCTTGTTCGGCATGTTTTGGATTTTGGTTAGGTCTAGCTATGAGTTTTTAAACAGCTTTGTGTCAAATCAGAGTTCGGGTCAAGTATATAAAGTGGCGTCATAGTATATCCAATAGGTAAGAATATGGCTATTAAAAAAGAGCTAAGGCACGAGCCGTTCCTATGGATTTTCAGAGAAATTCCTTCAAATGAGGTTAAGGTGGGTTACTATGACGAAAAATCAGACCTAAACAGGATGGATGTCGGAAATAAATCTCTTCCGGTAGTACTTGCACAGCCATTCTTAATTAAAACGCAGACGAAAACGTGTGTTCAAAAAGAGAGAGACGACACCGACTAATACCCGTTCGGTGGAGATATGATACTCATCGTCACGAATCGAGAAGACTATACTGCCGACTATGTAATCTTGGAGTTTCATCGTCTTGGAATACCCTATTTTCGATTTAACACAGAGGATTTTCCAACAAAGGCCGCGCTCATTTGGCATGACTCAGCCGAAGAGGCAAGGGAACTTCGCTTCGCTTCGGGTAAAGTCTTAGATCTATCACAGGTACACAGCGTTTGGTATCGTCGTCCAGTTTCGCCTACTCCAAGCCCCGAGCTATCAAAGGAGGCGAACGATTTTGTGGAAGCTGAAGCAAAAGACGCTCTTCTAGGAATATGGCGAACGTTAGATTGTTTCTGGGTAAGCCATCCTGACCGAATTCGGGAGGCAGAAAATAAATTGAACCAGCTGAAACGGGCAAAAACGCTTGGTTTTAGGACGCCTCATACCTTAGTTACTAACAATCCCACTTCGGCCTGTGACTTCTTTGGAAAATACGGAGGGAAAATGATAGCGAAACCTCTTCGTGAAAGTCATTTCTCTACATGCAAAGGAAGCAGCATCATTTATACTAACGTGGTTACCAAAAATATTATGCAATCAATTTCATCTGTGAAATATTCGCCTGTGATCTTTCAAGATTATATTCCAAAAAAAGTCGAAATCCGAGTCAACGTATTTGGAAGCGAAGTGTATGCAACTGAAATTCATTCACAAAAAGCCGTGAAGGAAAAAACTCGAAATGATTGGAGAAGAGGCTTAGCCTTAGATGTTCCTCACCTGCCTCACATGTTGCCAGCAGACATTGAGGATCGATGTAGGACAATCGTTCGCAACTACGGATTGAAATTTGCAGCCATAGACATGATTCTCACTCCATCTAATTCTTATGTATTTCTTGAAATGAATCCGAACGGGCAGTGGGCTTGGATAGAACCTCTCACAAAGCAACCTCTTCGCAAAGCATTGATTGATCTTCTTATAAAAGGAGAAGAATTGTATGCCTGAAGAATATCCACCCACTGAAACTGCAGAACTCCCTTCGAACACAGAGGAAGCACTCAAGAGGTTGACAAGTACCAATGAGGCGATTATTGACGGTTCTCTTTCTTATATAAAAGAACTTTTTACTAGAGAGGGGAAAAGGAGAAATATCGTAGAAGGTAAAGCAAACACACTTCTTGGGTTTTCCAGCCTTGCATCAGCTTTGGTTGTTGGGTTAGGCACCCTGTTATTGAGGTTTTACACAGAATTTCAACAATATCCACTTATCGTTTTTACCATACTCTACTTTGCTATATTGATTACGCTTGTTCGAACTATTTTACATGCCCACAAAGCCCTTCAGCTTAGAGAATATAGCGACGCTCACCCCGTAGATGTCTATGATTTCCAATCAGATAAGACCATTGAAATGAAGAAGAAATGGATTGCTAGCCTTATGGTGGCCTATGGTAGAAATATTAGAGCAACAAATGAGATGGCGACAAAACTCTTGAGTGCTCAACAATGGTTTGGCTACGGAATTATGCTTTTACTTGTATTTGCTGGCCTTCTTGCCATCTGTTTGCATTGGCCAATACCAGCAAATATAGAAGACTGCATCCTTCCACTCAATTCTTTAACCTAAAACAATTAGCAAAACCCTAAAAGGAATCTTTATTATTCCATCTGCGCTTATCCACTAAGCAAAATCATCATCCATAGCAGAAGGGTTGATTCACCGCATGAAACCGTTACCCAAAGAATTCAACGTCCTCCAGATTGAGGAGAAATGGCAGAATCGTTGGGAAGAGATGGGTATCTACCGTTTCGACTGGAAAGACCGTAAACGCCCAACCTACGTTATAGACACTCCTCCTCCATATCCTTCAGGCGACTTCCACATGGGAAACGTCCTCAACTGGACCTACTTTGACATCGTAGCCCGCTACAAACGCATGAAAGGCTACAACGTCCTCTTCCCCCAGGGATGGGACTGCCACGGGCTTCCGACAGAAGTGGAAACAGAAAAAGAACACAACATCAAGAAACGCGAAGTCCCACCAGACCACTTCGTAAAACTCTGCGAACAACTCACCAGCAAATACATAGACATAATGAAAGACTCAATCAAACGCCTCGCAATCTCCGTAGACTGGACAACAGAATACAAAACCATGAACCCAGACTTCTGGAGACGCACCCAACTCAGCTTCATACTCCTCCACAAAAAAGACCTAATCTATCAGGGCACGTATCCAATCAACTGGTGCCCCCGCTGCGAAACCGCTATCGCGGACGCGGAAGTAGAACATCAAACAAAACAAGGAACACTCTATTACATAAAATTCCACCTAAAAGGTGGAGACCACCTAACAATAGCCACAACAAGACCAGAACTCCTCCCAGCATGCGTCACAGTGGCAGTTAACCCACACGACGAACGCTACAAACAACACATAGGCAAATCAATCACCGTCCCAATCGCAAAACGCAAAGTCAAGATAATCACAGACGACCTCGTAGACCCCACGTTCGGAACAGGCGTAGTCATGATCTGCACCTACGGAGACAAAGCAGACGTAAAATGCACCCAGAAGCACAAACTCCCCGTTATCACGACTATTAACGAAAAAGGAGAAATGAACAAAAACGCCGGAAAATACGCCGGACTAACCATAGAACAAGCAAAAGAAGCTATAGCGAAAGACTTGGAAAAAAGGGGCCTAATAGAAAAAACCGAACCCATCCAACAAGAAATCGGACTCTGCTGGAGATGCGACACTCCCGTCGAAATACTGGAGCAAAAACAATGGTTCATGAAAACACGCGTACTAACACCACTCGTAGAAAAAAACGCCCTAGAAGTCACGTGGTACCCAGACTACATGAAAAAACGTCTAATAGACTGGGCTAAATCACTCGACTGGGATTGGGTAATCTCTCGCCAAAGAATCTTTGCCACACCAATTCCAATCTGGTACTGCAAAAAATGTGGACACATAATCCTCGCGGAACCCGACTGGCTGCCAATAGACCCAAGAACAGAATCACCCAAAATTGACAAGTGCCCAAAATGTGGCTCCACCTGCTTCAAACCCGAAACAGACGTACTAGACACATGGTTCGACTCGTCCATCTCATGCGCCGTCCACGCTGGATGGCCCGACAAAAAAGATTGGAAAAGCTTCTTCCCAGCTGACCTGCACCCGTCAGGTTACGACATCATACGCACATGGGCCTACTACCTCATGGTTCGTCACCTTGCACTCTTCGACCAGAAACCATACAGAAGCTGCCTAATCAACGGCATGGTCATCGGAAACGACGGAAGAATGATGTCCAAGTCCCTAGGCAACTATGTAGCCGCCCCAGAGGTGCTAGACAAATACGGCGCTGACGCTGCACGGCAATGGTCCGCAACTGGAGGAGCAACAGGATCAGACATACCCTTCCGCTGGCCAGACGTAGAATACGCATGGAGATTTCTCATAAAACTATGGAACGCCACCCGCTTCGCCAGCATTCACTTGCAGGACTATACTCCCACAAAGAAAGAAGTAAAGCTGGAACTGATAGACAGATGGTTGCTCAGCAAACTGGATAGAGTAACTCAGAAAGCCACAGAAGCCCTTGACGACTGCCAATTCAACATAGCAACGGAAGAAACCCGCAACTTCACGTGGCACGAACTCTGCGACCGCTACATCGAAGCAATAAAACATCGATTGTACAAGCCCGAGACCTACGGCGAAGAAAAAAGAAAAGCTGCACAATACACCCTGTACACAGCTATTTATCGGACATTACAGCTTCTCGCGCCCGTGTCCCCACACATAACCGAGGAAATATACCAACTCATGTATGCGGAAGACAAGAAACACAAAAGCATCCACATTTCACCTTGGCCTACCCCACAAAAAATCGACGAAGAAGCAGAAAAATACGGTGACCTACTAGTCGCAGTAATAGGAGAAATTCGAAGAGAAAAATCCGAAAAAAGACTACCATTAAACACACCAATCAAAAAACTAACCATCTACGCTGGAAGCAAAAAGAGCGCGGACATCTTAAAACAGACAGCAGAAGACATCGCTGGAACCTGTAAAACAGAAGAAATCGAAATCCTCCCAAAAAAAGGCGAAGGCAGAGAGGTACAAGGATACACAAACGTCCGATACACAGCTGATTATTAGCGTGAAGGCTTAAAGCGAAGGATAGCTGCAACACCGCCAAAAGATTTCGTTAGCATCTCGCCCTCTTCAGTCTCAACAGATATGACCTCCACGTTTGCACCAGCTTGCTCTGCTAACTCAGCTAATTCATCGACAAGGTCTTTACTGTCTTCTATGCTGAGATTTGGCGATTTGCATTTTGGACATGGCTGTTCAGCGAGATTCTGTTCATAGTTGAGGAGCGAACGTTCTTTTATCGTCTCTTGCTTGACGTAATCACACGCTGTACATTTCACGATAACTCGAACTAGCTTGAGAGCCTCGGACAAAAACAAGGTTTTCACGATCCCAGACTCTAAGCATCGCCTCACCTCGCCCTCACCATATGTAGCTAAGCCAGTGTCATGCCCAACTTCATAAAGAAAACTCTGCACAACCCGTTTCTCTTCAATGTAACGAACACGCCGCATAATCTCTGGAGACCGCTCCACAACCTCCTCCACACCCTGCTCTCCCACATACGCAGTGTCGATAGTAGCGACAACCTTATCCTTCAACGTATAATGAAGGAAACCTCCTTTCTCAAAATCAAACTTTGTGAAGCCTGGGCCCCCAATAATCAACCCCTTCAAATCCTCTATGGGAAGAAAAGTGTCATTTGCGTGTTTTCCAGCACGTTTAAGATAGTCCTGCAGCTTAGCTTCCCTCTGTCGCTCAAACCTTCTCGCAGACTGACCTCCAGCTGCAAATTTTCCAGGCACACCTGAAGTGATTTCCTCAACGATTTCTAGATGCCTACCTCGAAGCGTGGCGAACGTAGCTGCACTTGCGTCAATGACCATGATTCCATAAGTTTCCCTCGCTTTCAAAAACTCCTGCAAATACTCAGTATGAAATCTAGAATCACAACGATAGAGGTT
This window contains:
- a CDS encoding MFS transporter, translated to MNQKEDKPRFGFMTRNYLVLTLTSTLWGIPTSICNTYFSLYVFGLGGTEITIGLITALGSTAFVISAIIGGHIADLYGRKKLISVMTIILGLSQFLVAFAPNWQFLTLAMIIVNICFVFEPAFWAILADSINEQKRGTAFAFYSCLSFLPWAIMPSIGGYLIDIHGILAPMQWSYVCLAIVGVVAGIIRLFMLTETISPENRKAGGQYSLKELGKLVKDAFKGHLETWSWMPRSALALAAIYILWAFEYGLVEPYWIVYAAKVIGVTSTQWGIIIGLGSAISIVSKILVVGKLLDKFSRRKILLATTALDVFTYLLFIRCGMFIQVLTLWTVGSFIWSFYDPTYSSLEADIIPEERRGRVFAAFGVAWSAFSVPASLLGGFIYEQVNPELSFIMASIGIILCFILTALFIKQPQYNKK
- a CDS encoding ATP-dependent carboxylate-amine ligase, producing MILIVTNREDYTADYVILEFHRLGIPYFRFNTEDFPTKAALIWHDSAEEARELRFASGKVLDLSQVHSVWYRRPVSPTPSPELSKEANDFVEAEAKDALLGIWRTLDCFWVSHPDRIREAENKLNQLKRAKTLGFRTPHTLVTNNPTSACDFFGKYGGKMIAKPLRESHFSTCKGSSIIYTNVVTKNIMQSISSVKYSPVIFQDYIPKKVEIRVNVFGSEVYATEIHSQKAVKEKTRNDWRRGLALDVPHLPHMLPADIEDRCRTIVRNYGLKFAAIDMILTPSNSYVFLEMNPNGQWAWIEPLTKQPLRKALIDLLIKGEELYA
- a CDS encoding valine--tRNA ligase produces the protein MKPLPKEFNVLQIEEKWQNRWEEMGIYRFDWKDRKRPTYVIDTPPPYPSGDFHMGNVLNWTYFDIVARYKRMKGYNVLFPQGWDCHGLPTEVETEKEHNIKKREVPPDHFVKLCEQLTSKYIDIMKDSIKRLAISVDWTTEYKTMNPDFWRRTQLSFILLHKKDLIYQGTYPINWCPRCETAIADAEVEHQTKQGTLYYIKFHLKGGDHLTIATTRPELLPACVTVAVNPHDERYKQHIGKSITVPIAKRKVKIITDDLVDPTFGTGVVMICTYGDKADVKCTQKHKLPVITTINEKGEMNKNAGKYAGLTIEQAKEAIAKDLEKRGLIEKTEPIQQEIGLCWRCDTPVEILEQKQWFMKTRVLTPLVEKNALEVTWYPDYMKKRLIDWAKSLDWDWVISRQRIFATPIPIWYCKKCGHIILAEPDWLPIDPRTESPKIDKCPKCGSTCFKPETDVLDTWFDSSISCAVHAGWPDKKDWKSFFPADLHPSGYDIIRTWAYYLMVRHLALFDQKPYRSCLINGMVIGNDGRMMSKSLGNYVAAPEVLDKYGADAARQWSATGGATGSDIPFRWPDVEYAWRFLIKLWNATRFASIHLQDYTPTKKEVKLELIDRWLLSKLDRVTQKATEALDDCQFNIATEETRNFTWHELCDRYIEAIKHRLYKPETYGEEKRKAAQYTLYTAIYRTLQLLAPVSPHITEEIYQLMYAEDKKHKSIHISPWPTPQKIDEEAEKYGDLLVAVIGEIRREKSEKRLPLNTPIKKLTIYAGSKKSADILKQTAEDIAGTCKTEEIEILPKKGEGREVQGYTNVRYTADY
- the prf1 gene encoding peptide chain release factor 1, producing the protein MKKKRTSLERFRLKRALDTLASKEGRGTELVSLYVPPGRQLSEVAAMLKQEYGTASNIKSTTTRKNVQDAIVKVTQRLKLFKKVPENGLVIFCGVIPQNGGPGSGRIETYVIPPLEPIQVNLYRCDSRFHTEYLQEFLKARETYGIMVIDASAATFATLRGRHLEIVEEITSGVPGKFAAGGQSARRFERQREAKLQDYLKRAGKHANDTFLPIEDLKGLIIGGPGFTKFDFEKGGFLHYTLKDKVVATIDTAYVGEQGVEEVVERSPEIMRRVRYIEEKRVVQSFLYEVGHDTGLATYGEGEVRRCLESGIVKTLFLSEALKLVRVIVKCTACDYVKQETIKERSLLNYEQNLAEQPCPKCKSPNLSIEDSKDLVDELAELAEQAGANVEVISVETEEGEMLTKSFGGVAAILRFKPSR